AGCGTCAATCTACGCCCGACATGGAGATCTCGGAGCGCGACAGTTACAAGCAGTGCGTAGTGCGCAGGCCTCGGACCTATTTCCTGGTGCCATCATGGCTCCGGTATTCCTATCACTCGATCTCGTGCTGAAATCATCAGACAGAATGCGGAAATTCGTTTCCGAAGCCATTACCGCCACAGTCGGCCGCCAGCCTGGTCGGCGTCCGGGCGGCTCTGGTCTTGGCGAGGGGTCAATACGCCCGAATGCTCCGCCCAACATTGGGTTCACGGTTAACTAGGGGATGACGTTGGGAGAGGGCGCGTCCGAACCAAAGCCACGGCGGTTCGGGGATCGCTGTTGTCACGTCCGTTCGTTACAGCCTGACCCGCACCAAACGCGTCGACGGCGACCTGGATGGTAGTGTCTCGGCCGCGCAGCGCAATCACCGTGGCGGTCATGGCCGACCGCCACGGTGATGTACCGGATAAACGTGTCGGAGTCGCGCACGGCTGGTTGACGTCACGTCCGTGAGCCGAACGATGATGTACCGGATAACGGTTCACTATCCGATCGTATAGGTTTGACCGCTTCCTGCGCGCCGGTCAGAACAGCGATGCGATCGCCAAGATCGTTCCCGCGTTCTCGGCTACCTTCGCCGCAACTCTTGCCTCGAACCGCCACCCCTGCAGCGGAACGAGGCGGGTGACCCTGCCAGCGAGCTGAAGACTGGGGTCGAAGTAGTGGTGCCAGTTCACCGTACGGTCGCTGTCACCGAACGCGGTCCCGTTGACACCGCATGAGTGCTGCTCCGTTGCGGCGATGTATTCGTCCTCCGGACCTACAGCGATGATGACCGCGGTGCCGATGTACCCGCCGAACCAGGTGAAGGACGCAGTTCGGGTACAGGCGGCGATCATATTGTTGTCGTACAGATCGGCGGACGTCCACATGTGGTGATTGGCACCCAGATCCTTGTGGATCAGACCGCCGGTGCTCGCGATGATTCCCATCACCCCTCCTGGCTTATTACTGACGGGTGGACTCGGGCATGTCACTAGGAGCGCCGTCGGCAAACAGCCCTCGGATTATTGCGTCGGGCAGGAAGGCGACACTTTCCCGGTCGAAGCCATGGGACAAGGCCAGCTCCCGTGGATCGAGGACCCGCTGCAGCCGGCCACCCTCCATCTGGAACACCCCGGATTCCGACTCGACGATGGCCCCCTCCTGCAGGCTCGGGGAGGTAGTGTGGAAGGCAACGATGGGCCCAAGGGGATGCCTTCCATCTCGTCGTTGTCGACGATCAACAGACTCGAGGGTGACAGCCCTCGTTCCTGCATCGTCCACGCGTCGGGCACCCAGCGACGCTTCCCGTTCTCCACGACGTACACCTCGTGGCTTAATCGGTCAGTAATAAGGGTTCCGTTAGTGGACATTCAATTGGCTCCTCTCTTGATACTTATTAAGCGGGCAACGGCTTGCGGAACAGGGGTGCCACCAGGCCGAGGGCTGTTGTCGCCAGCACCACCGCTGCAGCAGCGACTGCAGCGGAGTACCAGGCGAGCTCACTAAAGGGCGAGTCCGGTAGGGCGAAGGCCCAGGTCGCGAAGGCGATCGTGCTGAAGGTCATCTCGACCAGCGGCCAGCTGTTCGGCTTCAGCGGGGGGCTCCCGTCGCTCGCCCGCACACGCGCCGCATAAAGCAACCAGACGACGACGGGAGAAGCGACGAGCATGACCCAGAACGCCACCCACCGGAGTGCGCTCGGAGGGGAATCGGCCGAGATCGCGGCGACGATGGCCGTATACATCACAATGACCTCGGTGGGGATGTACGTGACGATCCTGTCGATCGCCGAGGTCACTGAGTTCATACCGACTGGCTGCGAGCCGGCTCCCACGCGGCGGCCATAAGCCACTTTCGACATCGACATTGCGCTCATGCTTTCTCCCTTTCTGTTCTCCGGCATCGTTCCTGGAGGTGCCACTGTGTTTGCCAAGCTTGAGCGGCGCATGGCGCATGAACCTTTCGGGCATCTTGAATCCGCAGCCCGGACCCGCTAGGACGGACTTGTACGGCGCAGCTGACTCGTGGTTGCCGGAAGGCGGTCGTGATGCCAGTGGAGTTCTGCGTGCTCGGCGGCGTTCAGGCGCACCTCGACGGCCACCCCATCGATCTGGGCCACGCCCGGCAGTGGTGTGTGCTGTCCGCGTTGCTGGTCGACGCCAACCATCCGGTGTCGGTCGACCATCTGATCGAGCGGGCGTGGGGCAGCCACACGCCACAGCGGGTGCGCTCCGCCTTGTACACCTACGTGTCCCGGCTTCGCCAGGCGTTGACCGCCGTTCCTGATGTCGATATCACTAGGGCGCCTGCGGGCGGCTACGTCCTTCGCATCGAGCCCCTCGTCGTTGACCTGCACCGGTTCCAGTACCTGACCAGGCGGGCTCGCACGGCCAACGACACCGATGCCCTTGAGCTCTTGGAACAGGCGCTGGATCTGTGGCAGGGCGAAGCGTTCGCCAGCCTCGACACCCCATGGCTGACCACGGTTCGCGGCGCCTTTGAGCGGCAGCGGATGGCCGCCGAACTGGACCGTAACGACCTTGCCCTCCGTTGCGGACTCCACGATCGACTCTTACCGGACCTGTCTGCCGCAGCCGCCGCCCATCCACTCGATGAACGGCTTGCCGGTCAGTTGATGCTCGCCTTCTACCACTGTGGCCGCCAAGCCGACGCCCTCGCCCAATATGAACAGACGCGGCGACTGCTAGCCGAGGAACTTGGTGCCGATCCCAGCCTCGCGCTACGCCGCGTCCACCAAAAGATCCTCACTAACGACCGGACCGTCGACGCAACCGTGGCCATCACGAGCGGCACCGGCAGCGCAACGGCGGCGCGGGGGCGCGACGTCGCCCGTTCGGGCACGGCGGCACCCGCCGACCGCCGCCCGGGTCGCCGCATTCCGGCGCAGTTACCAGCGGATGTGCGCGCCTTCACCGGGCGGGACCAGGAACTGTCCCAACTCGACGATGTACTTGAGGCTGTCAGAGCGAGCGGCGCTGCCCATGGCGGCGCGGCGCCGGCGGTGCTGATCTCGACGGTGTCCGGCACGGCCGGGGTTGGCAAGACCAGCCTGGCGGTGCACTGGGCACACCGGGCACGAGACGCCTTCCCTGACGGGCAATTGTTTGTCAACCTACGCGGCTATGACTCCCAAGCGCCGCTGTCACCGTCCCGCGCGCTGGCCGGGTTCCTGGACGCGCTAGGGATCGCGGGCGCAGACATTCCGTCAGACGTTGACGACCGCGCGGCGCTCTACCGCACCGCGCTGGCCGGACGGCGGATGCTGGTGATGCTGGACAACGCGGGAAGTGTCGAGCAGATCCGGCCGCTGTTACCGGGTACGCCGACCTGCCTAGTGCTCGTAACGAGCCGGGACTCGCTGGCCGGCCTGGTTGCCCTGCACGGTGCCCAGCGGCTGGACCTCGACCTGCTACCGCCGGACAAGGCCGTAGAGCTGCTGCGACAGCTGATCGGAGCACGGGCCGATGCCGAACCGGCCGCCGTCGGTGTTCTGGCTCGCCAATGTGCACGGCTGCCCTTGGCGCTTAGGGTGGCGGCCGAGCTCGCCGCCAGTCGCCCTGCTACCACCCTCGCCACGCTCGTCGCCGAGCTAACCGATCTGCGACAACGGCTGGACCTACTCGACGGCGGCGGCGACCCACGGGCCGCAGTGCGTGTGGTGTTCTCCTGGTCGTACCGACACCTATCTGCGGACACCGCGCAGGCCTTTCGATCATTGGGCCTTCACCCAGGCGTCGACGTCGACAGCGCCGCTGTTGCGGCGCTAACCGGCAGCAGCGTCCAACGGGCACAGCGGCTCCTGGTCGCCCTGGACCGGGCCCATCTGAAGGAATCCGTCGGCAACGGCCGGCACAGCATGCACGACCTGCTGGGCGCCTACGCCGCCGAACGCGCCGCCGCCGACGACTCGGCCGCCGATCGACGAACAGCCCTCACCCGGCTGTTCGACCACTACCTGGCTACCGCCATGGCCGCAATGGACATCTTGCAGCCCAGCCGCGAAAACTACGTCGCTCACCTCTCCCGTCCGGCGGGCCGGACACCACTACCGCTGCGTGGCCCGGTCGAGGCCCGCTCCTGGCTGGACCAGGAACGCGCCAACCTGGTCGCTGCCTGTACCTACACGGCTCGCCACGGATGGGAGCAACACACCGTCGCAATCGCCGCCACCCTGTGGGATTATCTGAGGCCTGCTGGGCACTACACCGACGCGGTCACCATCTACACCGATGCCCGCAACGCGGCCCGCCACAGCGGCGACGCCGAAGGGGAGGCGTTCGCGCTAACGGTAATCGGCTACGTTCACCGACAACGAGCCGAGTGGAGCCAATCAATCGACTGCTTCCGGCAGGCACTGTCTCTGTCGCACCGTCTCCACGACACAAACGGCGAAGCCATCGCGATCATCGGCATCGGCATCGCCCTCATGCTGAAAGGCGAGTTCGCACCAGCAGCCAGCCATCTGAAACAAGCCTTGACCATCTTCACGGGGACCAGCGACTACGCAGGCCAGGTCGAAACGCTTTCCTACCTCGGCAGTCTCTACGCACGGCAAGGACGGTTGCAACAGAGCCACGAGCACCTCCTAGCTGCTCTCACTATCTGCCGACGGACGGGAGATCAAGTTGCCGAAGCATTCGTCCTACACGCCCTCGGAATGCTCTTCAATCGGCAAGGAGCGCTCGAACAAGCCACCGGCCATCTCCAACAATCCCTAACCCTGTTCAAACAGACCGGGCACGCCACCGGCGAAGTCATGGCCCTCACCGGCCTCGGCCTCGCCCATATCTTGTGCGGACGGCTGGACCAAGCCGACACCTGTCTCAACCACGCGTTGACTACGTGCAGGCAAATGGGCTACCGCTCCGAGGAGCTACGGGTCCTGCACTACCTCGAGATCCTCTCCTCTCCAGCCGTACAGTCACCCGACGCCGATACGATCTTGTCGTATCCGTGGTCGCTATCCGCAAACACGATCCCGGAGCAAGGCACCTGAGGCGGCCGGGATCACATCCACTGGCCCTCGGTATCCAATTCATCCCGAATGTCGACGCAGCCAAACTATCGGGGCAAACTGACGAGTACCGCGTTGACGCACCGCTTTTGTCGTTAGGCCGCTGCACAAGCGCAACACCGACACCCTACGTCGGAAGCGGCTCGCTCCAAGATCGGCTTACTCTTCTGCCGCCGGTCGCGCGCGGCTTCGGTGGCGCGCTGATGGCGAGCGTATCTTGATCTTGGAGTCCGGATCTGCCGCGATCCGGTGCGTCAGTGCCGCTCCAGTCGGTGACGGAACGTAGGCGCCACACGCTGGTTGGCCCTGACAGTGCCCCCACGGAGTCGCAACGGATCGTTACTGGGATCCGCCCTGTTCGCCAGCAAGCCCAGTCGGCAGAGCCGTCACTCGTTCGGTGCGCAGGGAGACAGAGTTCAGTGGCATACGGACAGACTTCGTTGGCAACGGACAGCGGACCACCTCAGCCTCGGCCGGCAATCACTTCGGCGTCGGGAACTCAGGGGTCCGACAAAGCGCAGACACCCTCACCGACCCCCAGGTTCCGGGCCTACCCCTCCGGCATGTCCGCGAATTCCAGGCCGGTGACGCAGAGGCGGTGCTCGGCGGGGGAGGCGACGGCGTGGAAGCTGACCCGCTGGGTGCCGGACAGCAGCAGCCCTTCGCCACGCTCTGCCCGCAGCAGGGTGTGGGCCTCGCCGGCGGTCAGGGCGAACGCGTCGGTGACCTCGTCGATGGCCTGCGGTGCTTGGCGGAGCAGGATCTGGGTAGCGGCGTTAGCGACGACAACCTGACCCAGCCGGGAGCTGAGCAGGTCACCAACATCCTGGGTGATCACACTGAGCCCGGTGTTGCGTTTGCGGGCGCTCTTGGCCAGCCGGGACAGGAACGTGGCGCCGTCACTGTCGCGCAGCAACGTCCACGCCTCGTCGACACACACCAGCCGGCGCGGCGGATTTGTCGACCCGGCGGCCGGCACGTCGACGTCTCGCCAGATCGCGTCCAACGCCAGCAGCATGCCTGGCGGGCGTAGCTCGTCGGGCAGCTGCCGGGTCGACCAGACCACCAGTTGCCCGTCCGGCACAGTGGTGGTGGGGCCGTCGAACAGGTCTTTGAACGAGCCGGTCGTCCACGGCGTGAGCCGGGCGGCCAGCATCTGGGCCGCCTCGGTGTGCTGCCGCGCCAGTTGGTCGGCGACGTCGCGCAGCAGGGGTGCCTGCCGTCGCCACGTCGCCGGGTCGTTGCTGATGCCCGCCTCGTGGTAGGCGCCGGTGATTGCCTTGTCCAGCGCGGCGCGTTCGGCTGGTGGCGGCTGCTGGCCCAGCAGCACAGCGGTCAGGGTATGCAGGAACAGGGCCCGGTAGGTCAGCGCCTGCGGGCGGTGGTCGCCGGGCGGGATATCGAGCGGGTTGAGGCGGACGCCGTCCGCGCCGAGGGCGATGCTGACGCCGCCGACCGCCTCGGCCAGCCGCCGGTATTCGTTGTCCGGGTCGACCACCGCGACGTGCACGCCGTCGGCCAGCGACCGCAGGATCTCGAGTTTGACGAAGTAGGACTTGCCCGCCCCGGACCGGGCCAGCACGACGCTGTTGGCGTTGTGTTGACTCCACCGGTCCCACCAGACGATGCCGTTGGAGTCGGGGTTGAGCCCGTACAGCGTTCCACCGGCCGGTGGGCTCTGCCCGGGCAGCGTTGCCGGCAGGTCAGCCGAGGCCAGCGGGAACGCGGTGGCCAGGGCGTCGGTGTCCATCACCCGTCGCATTCCCAACCCGTCGGCGGCCAGCGGCAGGGTGGACAGCCAGCCCTGCAGCTGCCGCCAGGTGGCCGGCTGGGTGTCCAGCAGCACCGACGCGGCGGTGGCCCGCACGTGCGCGACCTGCTCTAGCAGGTCATCCACGGTGGCGGCGTGTACGCACAGGTACAGCCCGACCCGGAACAGCCGGGACTGGCCGCGGGCGACCCGGTCGGCCAGATCGGCGGCGTCGTCGGCGGCCGCGTCGGTGACCGGGTCACCGAGCCGGCCATGTTCGGCGTCGGTGCGCCGGTTGGACTCCAATCGGGCCCGCTGGCGCCGCAACCGGGCCGCCGCCACCGGCGCCGGAACCGGGTCGATGTAGACGACCACGTCGAGCCGGCCCGGCCAGGACAGCAGCGGGTCCAGCCAGGCCGCGCCGACTTGCGCCGGGTAGCCGGTGACGATGAGGGCGGCGGCGTAGCCGTCACCGACTTTGACGTGCCGCGCGGTCACCTCGACCGACGCCGGGCCGACCGTCGAGGCGAGCCCCGCCGGGCCTGTGCTGGTGTCCCGTTTGCGGGGCAGCAGGGGCAGTATCATGGGAGCTCTCCGGGTCCGGTGATGGCCTCGTCGGGGCGCGCCCGCGGCCAGGTGACGTCGGTGGGGATGTAGGGGTCGACCGCGCAGGTCAGCACCGCCGCGGCACGGCCGCCGTCCAGCACCCTCGTCTGCGCGCCGAGGGCGGCCAGCGCGGTGGCGGTGTGCTCGGCGCGGCGTAGCACCTCGGTGCCGCCGCCGTGGTCGCGGTCGGCGGTGACCGCGATGGTGACCGTCCGGCACAGCGGATCGGTCCGGGCCGCCAACTCGTCCAGGAAGGCCGCGTAGTCCAAAGCCGCTTCGGCCAAGGCCGGGATAGGCATCGACTGGGCGGTCTCGGCGATCCGTTGGGCGTGGCTTGCCAGGTCCACCCGTTGGGTGGAAATGACGATCTGCACCGGAGCGGTCAGGCTGTTGAGCCAGCGCCCGTACCCGCCGATCAGCGCGTGCTGCTCGGCGCTGGTGCGCAACCCGATATTGACGGTGCTGCAGGCCACCAACGCCACCGCCCGGGCGCCGACCTCGATGACCCCGGCTTGGCTGATCGCCTGCGCCGGCAGCCGTAACGCCGCCACCCGCACGGGCGGTGTGGCCGGCGGCGCCCACCCCGGGACCGGCTGCCCACTACCGGCCGACGCGGGGACCAGCCGCTTCGGGCCGTGAATGTGCCGCAGCGCCGACAGCAGCCACATCTGCATCGCCAGCCCGTCACGCCGGCCCAGCGCCAGGACCGCCGTCGCCCCGGCTAGCGGAATGACGACCGCGACCAGCAGCGGCGCCGGCAGCAGATGGCCGACGGCTTGGTAGAGTCCGTAGCCGGCCGCGGCCGCGACGGCGAGAATGGCCATCTGCGGGGCCGTCAACCCGTAGATCACCTTGTCCGGGGTGTCGACGTCAGCGGGGATCCGGGCCTGCGGCGGGTCCTCGTTTTCAGACCGCATCGCAGCCTCCGTGGATGCGCCGGCGGGCCTTGAGCGCGCGGGTGTAAAGGTCGACGCCGTCGGCGAGCTCGTCGACCGTGTACGGGTAGATGGGGCGGCCGGTCGGCCAGGCGAACCCGACGACCGCCTGCGCACCCTGATGGCGGACCGTCATCGCGTCCGGCGAACACGCCGTGAGCCGGTCGCTGATCATGGCGTGGCCTTGCGGGATGAGGCGGCGCGGTTGCGCGCCACCTGGGTGTAGAGGTCGACACCGGCCCGTAGCTGCTGCGCCGTGTACGGGCGCACCACCCGCCCGCTCGGATAGGCCACGCCCACGCGGCCCGGCCCGGCACCGGAAGGCGGCGGCAGGGGCAGCGAACCCGACGGCCGCGGCGCACGCCGGCCGGTGGTGCCGGACTGCGACCGCGACGAGACCGGCCTGACCGGCCAGGACCGGGTCGCCCCGGCCGTTCCTGCCGCCCCCGGCCCGGACCGGGCACCCGGATGGGCGGAGCGCCGGCGGCCGGACATACGCCGGGTCAACTGCTGCACGACCATCACCCGCAGGATCATGCCCAGCGGGTTCGAGCCGCCGCCCCTGGTCACATACCGGCGCATCAGCGTCGGAATCTTGACCACAGCCCACAGTAGACAGAGCACGACGAACAGGTTCATCACCGCACCGGGATCACCGGGCAGGCCCAGCGTCGGCAGGTTGGCCTGCGGACTGAGGAAGATCGTGAGCGTCGTGTCCAAGGCGACCGCCTGCGCCACGACCGTGCCGAGCGCGGCCAGCAGAGTGCGCCACCACAGTTTCGCCGCACCCTCGGTTTGTGGCGTGCCGTGCAACGCCAGCGCGATCGGTGCGAGACCGGCGGCCACGATGAGCACCCCGATCCGCACGATCCACTGCACGATCAGGGCACCGGACAGCACCGCGATCAGCAGGCCGACCGCCAACAGCAGCACCGCCGCCGGCGCCGTCACATCCTGCACATCCAAAGCCGTGGTGGTCGTGGACCGCAGGTGCTGCATCGATTCCGGAGCCGTGATGTCCTGACCGGTCAACGCGGCGGTCACCGCGTTCGCCAACCCAATCAACGCCGACACCAACGGCACGGCGAAGTTGGCGCCGATGAGGCCGACCACCAGCCGCGGAACCAGCTCGCCCGGACCGTACGTGGTGTGGATCGTGCCCCGGCCAATGACCAGCAGCCCTGTCCACAGGAACGCCAGCACGTAGCCGGCATTGACAATTCCCAGCGACGTGTCGGCGAAATGCTGCACCTGCGGCAAGGCGGTCACATCCGGGCTGACGAACACGGTGCCAGACAACAGGTCCCACAACGCGTTCACCGCGCCCAGCACCGCCGCGGCGAACCAGGACAGCACACCCTCGATGATCTGGTCGACCAGCCAGCCCTTCATCTCAGCCGCCGATCCAGCCCTGGACGATGCCCAGCAGGATCGGCGCCAGGATCGCCAGGGCGTAGCCGAGCAGTGCGTTCTTGAAGGCCGCGTTGGACTTCTCGATCTCGCTGGGGTCACCGCCGGCGGCCATCCGACGCACGCCGCCGATGGTCAGGAACAAGGTGGCGATGCCCACCAACAGGCCGACAATCCACTCGGTGATCTGGTTGATAATCACCGGCAGCGGGTACGCGGCCAGGTGCGGATCGGCTGCGTACGCCGGCGCAGCGACAGAAACCGTCACCAGACAGAACACGGCGGCGGTAGTGATGGTGCGGTAGAGATTGCGGCGGAACATGATCCGGACACCTCCCGCCCTCGGCGCAAAGCCGCGGGCATTCAATCGGGTTGAGGTGCGCCACCGGGATCCGAGGACGGGGCCGCGGAGCACTGCTCCTTCCCGCCGACGATGGTCGAGGTGCGAACACGGCCATCAGGCCGGCCGCGCTCCCGGACCCGGGGCGCCGACACCAGCCGCCTATCGGTCCGGTGTCTTGCCCCCAAATCCCGCTGTTGGGCGGCCAACAACGACGCCGCCGTCGGGCCGGCGGCCAACACCGGCCCAACAGCGGCGCTGTTGGTCGCCAACAGTTCGACCGCAGCGGCGCCGTCGGCCTCTAACGTCCCGCCAACACCGGCGTCGACGGCCAACACCCCAACCCTTGCGCCGGACCGGCCAACACCGGCCCGGTTCGGTGGGCGAGGCCGGCGCAGGGGCACGAAAGCCAGATCCCCGGCGGTGATCGCGGCAGCCAGCTTCCGCTCCGCCCGCGCCCGGCGGCTGCCCACCGTGCTAGGCGGCGCGCCCAGCCGGGCGGCGGCCTGAGCGAGGGTGGTCTCGCCGAGCCGGGTAGCGGCGATCA
This genomic stretch from Phytohabitans houttuyneae harbors:
- a CDS encoding PrgI family protein — encoded protein: MRSENEDPPQARIPADVDTPDKVIYGLTAPQMAILAVAAAAGYGLYQAVGHLLPAPLLVAVVIPLAGATAVLALGRRDGLAMQMWLLSALRHIHGPKRLVPASAGSGQPVPGWAPPATPPVRVAALRLPAQAISQAGVIEVGARAVALVACSTVNIGLRTSAEQHALIGGYGRWLNSLTAPVQIVISTQRVDLASHAQRIAETAQSMPIPALAEAALDYAAFLDELAARTDPLCRTVTIAVTADRDHGGGTEVLRRAEHTATALAALGAQTRVLDGGRAAAVLTCAVDPYIPTDVTWPRARPDEAITGPGELP
- a CDS encoding conjugal transfer protein TrbL family protein, with amino-acid sequence MKGWLVDQIIEGVLSWFAAAVLGAVNALWDLLSGTVFVSPDVTALPQVQHFADTSLGIVNAGYVLAFLWTGLLVIGRGTIHTTYGPGELVPRLVVGLIGANFAVPLVSALIGLANAVTAALTGQDITAPESMQHLRSTTTTALDVQDVTAPAAVLLLAVGLLIAVLSGALIVQWIVRIGVLIVAAGLAPIALALHGTPQTEGAAKLWWRTLLAALGTVVAQAVALDTTLTIFLSPQANLPTLGLPGDPGAVMNLFVVLCLLWAVVKIPTLMRRYVTRGGGSNPLGMILRVMVVQQLTRRMSGRRRSAHPGARSGPGAAGTAGATRSWPVRPVSSRSQSGTTGRRAPRPSGSLPLPPPSGAGPGRVGVAYPSGRVVRPYTAQQLRAGVDLYTQVARNRAASSRKATP
- a CDS encoding AfsR/SARP family transcriptional regulator, with amino-acid sequence MPVEFCVLGGVQAHLDGHPIDLGHARQWCVLSALLVDANHPVSVDHLIERAWGSHTPQRVRSALYTYVSRLRQALTAVPDVDITRAPAGGYVLRIEPLVVDLHRFQYLTRRARTANDTDALELLEQALDLWQGEAFASLDTPWLTTVRGAFERQRMAAELDRNDLALRCGLHDRLLPDLSAAAAAHPLDERLAGQLMLAFYHCGRQADALAQYEQTRRLLAEELGADPSLALRRVHQKILTNDRTVDATVAITSGTGSATAARGRDVARSGTAAPADRRPGRRIPAQLPADVRAFTGRDQELSQLDDVLEAVRASGAAHGGAAPAVLISTVSGTAGVGKTSLAVHWAHRARDAFPDGQLFVNLRGYDSQAPLSPSRALAGFLDALGIAGADIPSDVDDRAALYRTALAGRRMLVMLDNAGSVEQIRPLLPGTPTCLVLVTSRDSLAGLVALHGAQRLDLDLLPPDKAVELLRQLIGARADAEPAAVGVLARQCARLPLALRVAAELAASRPATTLATLVAELTDLRQRLDLLDGGGDPRAAVRVVFSWSYRHLSADTAQAFRSLGLHPGVDVDSAAVAALTGSSVQRAQRLLVALDRAHLKESVGNGRHSMHDLLGAYAAERAAADDSAADRRTALTRLFDHYLATAMAAMDILQPSRENYVAHLSRPAGRTPLPLRGPVEARSWLDQERANLVAACTYTARHGWEQHTVAIAATLWDYLRPAGHYTDAVTIYTDARNAARHSGDAEGEAFALTVIGYVHRQRAEWSQSIDCFRQALSLSHRLHDTNGEAIAIIGIGIALMLKGEFAPAASHLKQALTIFTGTSDYAGQVETLSYLGSLYARQGRLQQSHEHLLAALTICRRTGDQVAEAFVLHALGMLFNRQGALEQATGHLQQSLTLFKQTGHATGEVMALTGLGLAHILCGRLDQADTCLNHALTTCRQMGYRSEELRVLHYLEILSSPAVQSPDADTILSYPWSLSANTIPEQGT
- a CDS encoding VirB4 family type IV secretion system protein, which codes for MILPLLPRKRDTSTGPAGLASTVGPASVEVTARHVKVGDGYAAALIVTGYPAQVGAAWLDPLLSWPGRLDVVVYIDPVPAPVAAARLRRQRARLESNRRTDAEHGRLGDPVTDAAADDAADLADRVARGQSRLFRVGLYLCVHAATVDDLLEQVAHVRATAASVLLDTQPATWRQLQGWLSTLPLAADGLGMRRVMDTDALATAFPLASADLPATLPGQSPPAGGTLYGLNPDSNGIVWWDRWSQHNANSVVLARSGAGKSYFVKLEILRSLADGVHVAVVDPDNEYRRLAEAVGGVSIALGADGVRLNPLDIPPGDHRPQALTYRALFLHTLTAVLLGQQPPPAERAALDKAITGAYHEAGISNDPATWRRQAPLLRDVADQLARQHTEAAQMLAARLTPWTTGSFKDLFDGPTTTVPDGQLVVWSTRQLPDELRPPGMLLALDAIWRDVDVPAAGSTNPPRRLVCVDEAWTLLRDSDGATFLSRLAKSARKRNTGLSVITQDVGDLLSSRLGQVVVANAATQILLRQAPQAIDEVTDAFALTAGEAHTLLRAERGEGLLLSGTQRVSFHAVASPAEHRLCVTGLEFADMPEG
- a CDS encoding pilin, producing MFRRNLYRTITTAAVFCLVTVSVAAPAYAADPHLAAYPLPVIINQITEWIVGLLVGIATLFLTIGGVRRMAAGGDPSEIEKSNAAFKNALLGYALAILAPILLGIVQGWIGG